One region of Etheostoma cragini isolate CJK2018 chromosome 16, CSU_Ecrag_1.0, whole genome shotgun sequence genomic DNA includes:
- the lhx3 gene encoding LIM/homeobox protein Lhx3 isoform X3, whose product MLLEHPGSSCQNTGNFSRYSSGQEIPVCAGCSQHIVDRFILKVLDRHWHSKCLKCSDCQAQLSEKCFSRGDSVYCKEDFFKRFGTKCAACQQGIPPTQVVRRAQDFVYHLHCFACIVCKRQLATGDEYYLMEDSRLVCKADYETAKQREADSTAKRPRTTITAKQLETLKNAYNNSPKPARHVREQLSSETGLDMRVVQVWFQNRRAKEKRLKKDAGRQRWGQYFRNMKRSRGSSKSDKDSIQEEGLDSDAEVSFTDEPPMSELGLTNGIYSSLSESSPAIGGRQGGNNHSSFPLEHGVLPSQDQFHDIRSNSPYGLPQSPGSLQALPRHQPLISSLVYPESGLSIMTQGSGPGINPAVRVSMGAANGPSSDLSTGSSGGYPDFPASPASWLDEVDHGQF is encoded by the exons atgttgCTTGAACACCCGGGGTCAAGCTGTCAAAACACCGGAAACTTCTCCCGGTACAGTTCAGGCCAAG AAATCCCAGTATGTGCAGGCTGCAGTCAACACATCGTGGACCGCTTCATCCTCAAAGTGCTGGATCGCCACTGGCACAGCAAGTGCCTGAAATGCAGCGACTGCCAGGCCCAACTGTCGGAGAAGTGCTTCAGCAGGGGGGACAGCGTCTACTGCAAAGAGGATTTCTTCAA GAGATTCGGGACCAAGTGCGCAGCGTGTCAGCAGGGGATACCGCCCACACAGGTGGTGAGGAGAGCGCAGGACTTTGTCTACCACCTGCACTGTTTTGCTTGCATCGTGTGCAAGAGGCAACTGGCCACAGGCGACGAGTACTATCTGATGGAGGACAGCAGGCTGGTGTGTAAGGCCGATTACGAGACCGCCAAGCAGAGAG AAGCAGACTCGACTGCAAAAAGGCCACGAACAACCATTACCGCTAAACAGCTGGAAACGCTGAAGAATGCTTACAATAACTCTCCCAAACCTGCCCGACATGTCCGGGAGCAGCTATCGTCAGAGACAGGCCTGGATATGCGGGTTGTGCAG GTTTGGTTTCAGAACAGGCGAGCTAAAGAGAAAAGGCTGAAGAAAGACGCCGGTCGGCAGAGGTGGGGGCAGTACTTCCGCAACATGAAGAGGTCTCGCGGAAGCTCCAAATCGGACAAGGACAGCATCCAGGAGGAGGGCTTGGACAGTGACGCAGAGGTGTCCTTTACAG ATGAACCACCAATGTCCGAGCTTGGTCTCACTAATGGCATCTACAGCAGTCTGAGTGAGTCCTCCCCAGCCATTGGGGGCCGCCAGGGGGGCAATAACCACAGCTCCTTCCCCCTAGAGCATGGCGTCCTCCCCTCTCAAGACCAGTTTCACGACATCCGCTCCAACAGCCCCTACGGCCTTCCTCAGTCGCCGGGGTCGCTTCAGGCGCTGCCCAGACACCAGCCTCTCATCTCTAGCTTAGTCTACCCTGAGTCCGGCCTTTCTATCATGACCCAGGGCAGCGGGCCTGGGATCAACCCTGCTGTGAGGGTCTCCATGGGGGC
- the lhx3 gene encoding LIM/homeobox protein Lhx3 isoform X1, with translation MDGHGERKSLKEGPINTEMLLALLSHSEELRKEIPVCAGCSQHIVDRFILKVLDRHWHSKCLKCSDCQAQLSEKCFSRGDSVYCKEDFFKRFGTKCAACQQGIPPTQVVRRAQDFVYHLHCFACIVCKRQLATGDEYYLMEDSRLVCKADYETAKQREADSTAKRPRTTITAKQLETLKNAYNNSPKPARHVREQLSSETGLDMRVVQVWFQNRRAKEKRLKKDAGRQRWGQYFRNMKRSRGSSKSDKDSIQEEGLDSDAEVSFTDEPPMSELGLTNGIYSSLSESSPAIGGRQGGNNHSSFPLEHGVLPSQDQFHDIRSNSPYGLPQSPGSLQALPRHQPLISSLVYPESGLSIMTQGSGPGINPAVRVSMGAANGPSSDLSTGSSGGYPDFPASPASWLDEVDHGQF, from the exons ATGGATGGACACGGTGAGCGCAAGTCTCTGAAAGAGGGACCCATCAACACGGAGATGCTCCTTGCTTTGCTTTCGCACAGTGAGGAGCTACGGAAAG AAATCCCAGTATGTGCAGGCTGCAGTCAACACATCGTGGACCGCTTCATCCTCAAAGTGCTGGATCGCCACTGGCACAGCAAGTGCCTGAAATGCAGCGACTGCCAGGCCCAACTGTCGGAGAAGTGCTTCAGCAGGGGGGACAGCGTCTACTGCAAAGAGGATTTCTTCAA GAGATTCGGGACCAAGTGCGCAGCGTGTCAGCAGGGGATACCGCCCACACAGGTGGTGAGGAGAGCGCAGGACTTTGTCTACCACCTGCACTGTTTTGCTTGCATCGTGTGCAAGAGGCAACTGGCCACAGGCGACGAGTACTATCTGATGGAGGACAGCAGGCTGGTGTGTAAGGCCGATTACGAGACCGCCAAGCAGAGAG AAGCAGACTCGACTGCAAAAAGGCCACGAACAACCATTACCGCTAAACAGCTGGAAACGCTGAAGAATGCTTACAATAACTCTCCCAAACCTGCCCGACATGTCCGGGAGCAGCTATCGTCAGAGACAGGCCTGGATATGCGGGTTGTGCAG GTTTGGTTTCAGAACAGGCGAGCTAAAGAGAAAAGGCTGAAGAAAGACGCCGGTCGGCAGAGGTGGGGGCAGTACTTCCGCAACATGAAGAGGTCTCGCGGAAGCTCCAAATCGGACAAGGACAGCATCCAGGAGGAGGGCTTGGACAGTGACGCAGAGGTGTCCTTTACAG ATGAACCACCAATGTCCGAGCTTGGTCTCACTAATGGCATCTACAGCAGTCTGAGTGAGTCCTCCCCAGCCATTGGGGGCCGCCAGGGGGGCAATAACCACAGCTCCTTCCCCCTAGAGCATGGCGTCCTCCCCTCTCAAGACCAGTTTCACGACATCCGCTCCAACAGCCCCTACGGCCTTCCTCAGTCGCCGGGGTCGCTTCAGGCGCTGCCCAGACACCAGCCTCTCATCTCTAGCTTAGTCTACCCTGAGTCCGGCCTTTCTATCATGACCCAGGGCAGCGGGCCTGGGATCAACCCTGCTGTGAGGGTCTCCATGGGGGC
- the lhx3 gene encoding LIM/homeobox protein Lhx3 isoform X2 gives MDGHGERKSLKEGPINTEMLLALLSHSEELRKEIPVCAGCSQHIVDRFILKVLDRHWHSKCLKCSDCQAQLSEKCFSRGDSVYCKEDFFKFGTKCAACQQGIPPTQVVRRAQDFVYHLHCFACIVCKRQLATGDEYYLMEDSRLVCKADYETAKQREADSTAKRPRTTITAKQLETLKNAYNNSPKPARHVREQLSSETGLDMRVVQVWFQNRRAKEKRLKKDAGRQRWGQYFRNMKRSRGSSKSDKDSIQEEGLDSDAEVSFTDEPPMSELGLTNGIYSSLSESSPAIGGRQGGNNHSSFPLEHGVLPSQDQFHDIRSNSPYGLPQSPGSLQALPRHQPLISSLVYPESGLSIMTQGSGPGINPAVRVSMGAANGPSSDLSTGSSGGYPDFPASPASWLDEVDHGQF, from the exons ATGGATGGACACGGTGAGCGCAAGTCTCTGAAAGAGGGACCCATCAACACGGAGATGCTCCTTGCTTTGCTTTCGCACAGTGAGGAGCTACGGAAAG AAATCCCAGTATGTGCAGGCTGCAGTCAACACATCGTGGACCGCTTCATCCTCAAAGTGCTGGATCGCCACTGGCACAGCAAGTGCCTGAAATGCAGCGACTGCCAGGCCCAACTGTCGGAGAAGTGCTTCAGCAGGGGGGACAGCGTCTACTGCAAAGAGGATTTCTTCAA ATTCGGGACCAAGTGCGCAGCGTGTCAGCAGGGGATACCGCCCACACAGGTGGTGAGGAGAGCGCAGGACTTTGTCTACCACCTGCACTGTTTTGCTTGCATCGTGTGCAAGAGGCAACTGGCCACAGGCGACGAGTACTATCTGATGGAGGACAGCAGGCTGGTGTGTAAGGCCGATTACGAGACCGCCAAGCAGAGAG AAGCAGACTCGACTGCAAAAAGGCCACGAACAACCATTACCGCTAAACAGCTGGAAACGCTGAAGAATGCTTACAATAACTCTCCCAAACCTGCCCGACATGTCCGGGAGCAGCTATCGTCAGAGACAGGCCTGGATATGCGGGTTGTGCAG GTTTGGTTTCAGAACAGGCGAGCTAAAGAGAAAAGGCTGAAGAAAGACGCCGGTCGGCAGAGGTGGGGGCAGTACTTCCGCAACATGAAGAGGTCTCGCGGAAGCTCCAAATCGGACAAGGACAGCATCCAGGAGGAGGGCTTGGACAGTGACGCAGAGGTGTCCTTTACAG ATGAACCACCAATGTCCGAGCTTGGTCTCACTAATGGCATCTACAGCAGTCTGAGTGAGTCCTCCCCAGCCATTGGGGGCCGCCAGGGGGGCAATAACCACAGCTCCTTCCCCCTAGAGCATGGCGTCCTCCCCTCTCAAGACCAGTTTCACGACATCCGCTCCAACAGCCCCTACGGCCTTCCTCAGTCGCCGGGGTCGCTTCAGGCGCTGCCCAGACACCAGCCTCTCATCTCTAGCTTAGTCTACCCTGAGTCCGGCCTTTCTATCATGACCCAGGGCAGCGGGCCTGGGATCAACCCTGCTGTGAGGGTCTCCATGGGGGC